In Dermacentor silvarum isolate Dsil-2018 chromosome 2, BIME_Dsil_1.4, whole genome shotgun sequence, the following proteins share a genomic window:
- the LOC119442685 gene encoding uncharacterized protein LOC119442685, whose product MDPGRQSGACVPVSNGTTIDVEFIRLTCSDAQGALVYINYHAFVIRKPRVEKRCAAARLRRHPPDGANDSDFVSPVQKRGKFATYSVLLVGADSLSRNNMKRSHSKTVKYLENRMHAVWLNGMNALGENTLENIVPLLTGQHIQELKKGCWNDFSQFWDNCTFLWKLFANAGYRTLYAEDNGVISTFNYLKPGFKEQPTDYYMRTFLLPFEMELGHYKVSCLSSPSSSAFFLAPSSLSPLFSSPAPLNCYLCVAQSLIAEVVLNFTRDFAITFHNEPYFAFTWINALTHDYASTRWGGDEIFHKFFESLYEGGHLNKTIVVFLSDHGMRWGSIRRTFAGLLEGRLPGYLWYLPRSLTRRHPRLLHVLKENAHRLTTPLDVYATLRGVLEDFKLLDAPSTAPFLRKTQRKYDGIRMTSLFTPVRMNRTCDDTGMEQQWCSCLRRTPISTSSWPVPQVAEAVVREINRILEPYSPRCARLSLLHVDNAYAHVVDDPKDSVSFTPSWTEWLFSLGHGESDVRELTVSLVTVPGEAVFEATARVFRDVVTVIGEVLRISLYGNSSHCVPTMPYRKFCYCLRPTSPPPSE is encoded by the exons ATGGATCCGGGAAG GCAATCAGGTGCTTGCGTGCCCGTGAGCAATGGCACGACCATCGACGTCGAGTTTATCCGGCTGACGTGCTCGGACGCCCAGGGTGCGCTGGTGTACATTAACTACCATGCCTTCGTGATCCGCAAGCCACGCGTCGAAAAGCGATGTGCTGCCGCACGCCTACGCCGCCATCCGCCAGATGGAGCCAACGACAGCGACTTCGTTTCACCGGTGCAGAAGCGCGGCAAATTTGCCACCTACAGCGTGCTGCTCGTGGGCGCTGATTCGCTCTCGCGCAACAACATGAAGCGCTCGCACAGCAAAACGGTCAA GTACCTGGAGAATCGGATGCATGCCGTCTGGTTAAACGGCATGAACGCATTGGGCGAGAACACCTTAGAGAACATCGTGCCACTGCTGACCGGGCAACACATTCAGGAACTCAAAAAAGGGTGCTGGAATGATTTCTCCCAGTTCTGGGACAACTGCACTTTCCTCTGGAAG TTGTTCGCCAACGCGGGCTACCGCACCTTGTACGCCGAGGACAACGGGGTGATATCGACGTTCAACTACCTGAAGCCGGGATTCAAGGAACAGCCCACAGACTACTACATGAGGACGTTTCTCCTTCCCTTCGAAATGGAGCTGGGTCATTATAAGGTGAGCTGCCTCTCGT CACCCTCCTCCTCTGCCTTTTTCCTCGCGCCCTCTTCGCTCTCACcccttttttcatcccccgct CCCCTGAACTGCTACCTCTGCGTGGCCCAGTCGCTGATCGCTGAAGTGGTGTTGAACTTCACGCGCGACTTTGCCATCACCTTCCACAACGAGCCGTACTTCGCCTTCACCTGGATCAACGCGCTAACGCACGACTACGCCTCAACACGCTGGGGCGGGGACGAGATCTTTCACAAGTTTTTCGAG TCGCTGTACGAGGGCGGCCACCTGAACAAAACCATCGTGGTGTTCCTGAGCGACCACGGCATGCGCTGGGGAAGCATCCGTCGCACGTTCGCCGGACTGCTCGAGGGGCGCCTGCCGGGCTACCTGTGGTACCTGCCTCGAAGCCTCACCCGTCGCCACCCACGCCTCTTGCACGTGCTCAAGGAGAACGCGCACCGCCTGACCACGCCGCTCGATGTGTACGCTACCCTGCGGGGCGTACTGGAAGACTTCAAGCTCCTCGACGCGCCCAGCACCGCGCCCTTCTTG CGGAAGACGCAGCGCAAGTACGACGGAATTCGGATGACGTCGCTGTTCACCCCGGTTCGCATGAACAGGACATGCGACGACACCGGCATGGAGCAACAGTGGTGCTCGTGTCTCCGTCGGACACCCATCTCAACGTCCTCGTGGCCAGTGCCtcag GTGGCCGAAGCTGTTGTTCGCGAGATAAACCGCATATTGGAACCGTACTCCCCACGATGTGCTCGGCTTAGCCTACTGCATGTTGACAACGCCTACGCTCATGTCGTCGACGACCCTAAGGACAgc GTCAGCTTTACACCTTCGTGGACTGAGTGGCTCTTTTCTCTCGGTCATGGTGAGAGCGACGTCCGGGAGCTCACCGTCAGCCTCGTGACGGTTCCGGGCGAGGCCGTGTTCGAGGCGACGGCACGCGTTTTCCGCGATGTTGTCACCGTCATCGGGGAAGTGTTGCGCATCTCCCTATACGGCAACAGCTCGCATTGCGTGCCCACGATGCCGTACCGCAAGTTCTGCTACTGCTTGCGGCCCACCTCCCCACCACCATCGGAGTGA